A single Silvibacterium dinghuense DNA region contains:
- a CDS encoding helicase-related protein has product MKLLSNTGNERVVDELRSLAEGASLSAASTAFSIFGFSALHAQLRSLRAFRLLIPQAEVERFVLGESADRSLRNQLKTKWLAAECLAFLQNKGQIAELPAPLLQSVLILADPNLGLLKAINGDCSITTSGLGLSPYEGVSLIQSADTPAEARMLDQWFSKLWERGHRTTGAHRLSEVLASLTENTSADLLYPLALLHMLNGTMEIFDEDRIVNAATGIQETAVWQRLYRFQRDAVIGAIDKIERFGGCIIADSVGLGKTFEGLAVIKYYELRNQRVLVLCPKRLRDNWTLYRRSSDIRNILSADRFHYDVLNHTDLSRESGHSGEIDLSYVNWGNYDLVVIDESHNFRNKNAHREHDTRYDQLMKRIVQSGVKTRVLMLSATPVNNRLADLKNQIAFATEGRDDALEKQGIQSIETTVRRAQAQFNAWLKTPEAERTPARLMDMIGFDYFKLLDLLTIARSRKHIQKYYGTEESGTFPNRLAPKNIKADVDVQRQFPAVRDINDEIRQLNLSAYAVMRYVFPHKKAAYERRYATSIRGGESTFRQADREESLIHLLRVNMLKRMESSVVSFGLTVERQLAAVDDLLEQLERQQETTGEELSPDDLSDDDAALEPLTIGSKIKVLLADVDRIKWAQELREDQERLSSLLEEAECIAPERDAKLQELKRFILEKCGSPFNEGNRKLLVFTAFADTADYLYRELAPWAKAELGIDSGLVTGTGHNRSTLPRLRADFTGVLTAFSPRSKERPEQLASDGDIDLLIATDCISEGQNLQDCDTVVNYDIHWNPVRIIQRFGRIDRLGSRNASIQLVNFWPNMELEEYIGLEQRVSGRMVLLDVSATGEEDLIRQQARDAMNDLEYRRKQLLRLQSAVLDLEDLSNGISITDLTLNDFRRDLAAFQKQNPGVLESQLPGRLTPIFSDGDELLPGAIFCLQAAGEAALEAVEPGYPLAPYYLVYVGDDGRIVLPYTQARQTLACLKRACSPAVTPAEVQVASWRAFDRRTGSGERMEHYQGLLAKAIAHITGKREERAIASLFSRGGTHASSGEFAGMDDYEVMTILVVLPHE; this is encoded by the coding sequence ATGAAGCTACTCTCGAATACCGGCAATGAACGTGTCGTCGATGAACTTCGCTCCCTCGCTGAGGGGGCTTCACTCAGTGCTGCCTCTACAGCATTCTCGATATTCGGGTTCTCCGCGCTTCACGCTCAACTGCGCTCACTCAGAGCATTTCGTCTGCTCATTCCTCAAGCCGAGGTTGAACGCTTCGTTCTTGGAGAGTCCGCTGATCGCAGCCTGAGGAACCAACTCAAGACGAAATGGCTGGCAGCCGAATGCCTGGCGTTCCTCCAAAACAAAGGACAGATTGCCGAGCTGCCTGCTCCTCTTCTGCAGTCTGTGCTCATTCTGGCTGATCCTAACCTGGGTCTGCTTAAAGCCATCAATGGGGATTGCTCGATCACGACTTCGGGCCTGGGCCTGTCACCCTACGAGGGCGTCTCTCTGATCCAAAGTGCCGATACCCCGGCAGAAGCGCGGATGCTGGATCAATGGTTCTCGAAACTTTGGGAGCGTGGACACCGGACAACCGGAGCTCACCGGCTATCTGAGGTCCTAGCCTCACTGACTGAAAATACATCGGCGGATCTGCTTTACCCACTGGCTCTCCTCCACATGCTGAACGGAACGATGGAGATCTTCGATGAAGATCGGATCGTCAATGCGGCGACCGGAATTCAGGAGACCGCCGTCTGGCAGCGTCTCTATCGTTTTCAACGTGACGCAGTGATCGGGGCAATCGACAAGATCGAGCGGTTTGGTGGATGCATCATTGCTGACAGCGTAGGTCTGGGTAAGACATTTGAAGGTCTCGCGGTCATCAAGTATTACGAGTTGCGCAACCAGCGTGTGTTGGTGCTTTGCCCGAAGCGCTTGCGTGACAATTGGACTCTCTACCGCCGTTCCAGCGATATCCGCAACATACTTTCGGCAGACCGTTTCCACTACGACGTGCTGAATCACACCGATCTCTCTCGCGAGAGCGGCCATTCCGGCGAGATCGACCTTTCCTACGTCAATTGGGGCAATTACGACCTGGTTGTGATCGACGAATCACACAATTTCCGGAACAAGAATGCTCACCGCGAACACGACACTCGGTATGACCAGTTGATGAAGCGGATCGTTCAGTCCGGCGTAAAGACCCGCGTGCTGATGCTCTCGGCAACTCCAGTGAATAATCGTCTCGCTGACCTTAAGAACCAGATTGCCTTCGCCACTGAGGGACGCGATGATGCCCTCGAAAAACAGGGAATTCAGAGCATCGAGACGACGGTTCGGCGCGCGCAGGCTCAATTCAATGCGTGGCTGAAAACCCCCGAAGCAGAACGCACTCCGGCGCGCCTGATGGACATGATCGGTTTCGATTACTTCAAGCTGCTAGACCTGCTGACTATCGCTCGCTCTCGCAAGCACATCCAGAAGTATTACGGCACGGAAGAGTCAGGCACCTTCCCCAACCGACTAGCGCCAAAGAACATCAAGGCCGATGTTGATGTACAGCGTCAATTTCCGGCAGTCCGCGATATCAACGACGAGATCCGCCAGCTCAATCTCAGCGCTTATGCCGTCATGCGCTATGTCTTTCCTCACAAGAAAGCGGCGTATGAGCGCCGGTATGCAACATCGATTCGTGGAGGAGAGAGCACTTTCCGCCAGGCGGATCGTGAAGAGAGCCTCATTCACTTGCTGCGTGTGAACATGCTGAAGCGGATGGAGAGCTCTGTCGTTTCATTTGGGCTCACGGTGGAGCGGCAGCTTGCAGCGGTGGATGATCTGTTGGAACAGCTTGAACGCCAGCAGGAAACAACGGGAGAAGAACTTTCGCCCGATGACCTCTCCGACGACGATGCTGCGTTGGAACCGCTCACCATCGGTAGCAAAATCAAAGTACTGCTCGCGGACGTCGATCGTATTAAGTGGGCGCAAGAGTTGCGCGAAGACCAAGAGCGGCTCTCGTCTCTGCTTGAGGAGGCAGAATGCATCGCCCCAGAGCGCGATGCCAAGTTGCAAGAGCTGAAGCGCTTCATCCTGGAGAAATGCGGTTCCCCTTTCAACGAGGGTAACCGCAAGCTACTGGTGTTTACAGCATTCGCAGATACGGCGGACTACCTCTATCGCGAACTCGCGCCGTGGGCAAAGGCTGAGCTCGGAATCGATAGCGGCCTGGTGACTGGAACGGGACATAACCGTTCGACCTTGCCACGTCTCCGCGCTGACTTCACAGGCGTTCTGACAGCTTTTTCTCCTCGATCCAAAGAGCGTCCTGAGCAACTAGCTTCGGACGGTGACATTGACTTGCTCATCGCGACCGACTGCATCTCTGAGGGGCAGAATCTGCAGGACTGCGACACGGTGGTGAACTATGACATTCACTGGAACCCCGTTCGCATCATTCAGCGGTTTGGTCGTATCGATCGCCTCGGCTCGCGCAACGCTTCGATCCAGCTCGTCAACTTCTGGCCGAACATGGAGTTGGAAGAGTACATAGGCCTGGAGCAGCGCGTCAGCGGTCGCATGGTGTTGCTCGATGTGTCCGCGACTGGCGAAGAGGACCTTATCCGCCAGCAGGCCCGCGATGCAATGAATGATCTGGAGTACAGGAGGAAGCAACTCCTGCGCCTCCAAAGCGCGGTACTTGATCTTGAAGACCTGTCGAATGGCATCTCGATCACTGACCTTACCTTGAACGATTTCCGTCGCGATCTGGCTGCGTTTCAGAAGCAGAATCCGGGAGTGCTTGAGAGTCAGCTTCCTGGCCGGCTCACTCCGATATTTAGCGACGGAGACGAGTTGCTCCCTGGAGCCATCTTCTGTTTGCAGGCTGCAGGGGAGGCTGCGTTGGAGGCGGTTGAGCCGGGTTATCCGCTCGCCCCGTACTACCTCGTATATGTGGGCGACGACGGACGCATTGTGCTGCCGTACACGCAGGCTCGCCAGACGCTCGCTTGCCTTAAGCGGGCATGTTCACCAGCCGTAACTCCGGCAGAGGTACAAGTGGCGTCGTGGAGAGCCTTCGACCGGCGAACCGGATCGGGCGAGCGGATGGAGCACTATCAGGGGCTACTCGCCAAGGCCATCGCACACATCACGGGCAAGCGCGAGGAACGCGCTATTGCTAGCCTTTTTTCGCGTGGCGGGACGCATGCCTCCAGCGGCGAGTTTGCGGGGATGGACGATTACGAGGTCATGACGATCCTGGTCGTGCTGCCGCATGAGTGA
- a CDS encoding site-specific DNA-methyltransferase, whose product MEPIAVHDPLSQSADLTAENIEHLRELFPQAVTEDAGPNGVVSRRIDFDVLRELLGGELATDDEKYGLNWHGKRAARRLALTPSTGTLRPAPEESVDWDTTQNLMIEGDNLEVLKLLQKSYAGKIKMIYIDPPYNTGKDFVYKDDFRDSIGNYQRITGQRDSSGIAISSERESSGRLHTDWLNMMYCRLMLARNLLVDHGVIFISIDEGEVANLLELCNEVFGEENDLGTLVWKGSTDNNPTQIAIEHEYILCFARSAEAQAPWKDETDESKRILLDAFEKMRSNAPLLTHEELQQQIREYIKANRATLASITHYDRVDAEGLYTGSRKVHNPKPGGYKYDVWHPVTGKVCTPPVNGYRFPETRMKELLKAGRVIFGEDEDQIIQLKQYLSEYEGKLSSVINLDSRTGANELNKLFGVQKIFSNPKPEALLFRLFGFVTTDDDIALDFFAGSGSSAQAIRRLNHLDGGSRRFILVQIPEVLDPKKSEHKPGAKFLESLGKPLHITELTKERLRRSSELVVSEGPKRVHDLGFRVFKLDTTSIRPWDPTLPVNEQRLLGEVDNILPERTEHDLLYELLLKRGIYYALTAPIVERTFAGRQVFAVSTGDLIACLAPRIETADVEPLAHGIVAWHKELAPPPASDLTAPLEKPAKVQPPLVVFRDTAFVDDVAKSNLTEILKQHGLTDVRSL is encoded by the coding sequence TTGGAACCGATTGCCGTTCACGATCCACTTAGCCAGTCTGCCGATCTCACCGCTGAGAACATCGAGCACCTGCGCGAACTCTTTCCGCAGGCCGTGACGGAGGATGCCGGGCCGAACGGTGTGGTATCACGGCGCATCGACTTCGATGTGCTTCGTGAATTGCTGGGTGGTGAGCTAGCTACGGACGACGAGAAGTACGGGCTGAACTGGCACGGCAAGCGAGCAGCTCGCCGCCTGGCGCTGACACCATCCACGGGCACACTGCGTCCAGCTCCCGAGGAGTCCGTCGATTGGGATACGACGCAGAACCTGATGATCGAGGGCGACAACCTCGAAGTGCTGAAGCTGTTGCAGAAGTCCTATGCGGGCAAGATCAAGATGATTTACATCGATCCGCCATACAACACGGGCAAGGATTTCGTTTACAAGGACGACTTCCGCGACAGCATTGGTAACTATCAAAGGATCACGGGCCAACGGGATTCTTCAGGAATTGCCATATCTAGCGAAAGGGAGAGTTCGGGGCGCTTACATACTGACTGGCTGAACATGATGTACTGCCGCCTGATGCTGGCAAGAAATCTTCTTGTGGATCATGGCGTCATCTTCATCAGTATTGACGAGGGGGAGGTCGCTAATCTGCTGGAGCTCTGCAATGAGGTATTCGGAGAGGAGAACGACCTAGGCACGTTGGTTTGGAAGGGCTCCACGGACAACAATCCCACACAGATTGCGATCGAACACGAGTACATCCTTTGCTTTGCTCGCTCAGCGGAAGCGCAGGCTCCATGGAAGGATGAAACCGATGAGAGTAAGCGAATTCTCCTCGACGCCTTTGAAAAGATGCGGTCGAATGCACCGTTACTTACTCATGAGGAGCTTCAACAGCAGATCAGAGAGTACATAAAGGCCAACCGCGCCACGTTAGCCTCGATCACTCATTATGATCGCGTCGACGCTGAGGGCCTATATACCGGCAGCCGTAAGGTCCACAATCCAAAACCCGGCGGCTACAAATATGACGTTTGGCATCCAGTTACAGGCAAGGTCTGCACGCCACCAGTAAATGGGTACCGTTTTCCAGAAACCCGGATGAAGGAGTTGCTGAAAGCAGGAAGGGTGATATTTGGTGAAGATGAGGACCAAATTATCCAGCTGAAGCAGTACCTATCCGAATATGAGGGGAAGTTAAGTAGCGTCATCAACCTTGATAGTCGTACTGGTGCTAACGAGCTGAATAAGCTCTTCGGTGTGCAGAAGATATTTTCGAATCCTAAGCCGGAAGCGCTTCTATTTCGATTGTTCGGGTTTGTGACCACTGATGATGACATTGCACTCGACTTTTTTGCGGGTAGTGGTTCCTCCGCTCAAGCGATTCGCCGCCTCAACCACCTTGATGGCGGTAGCCGTCGATTCATCTTGGTGCAAATCCCTGAGGTCCTCGATCCTAAGAAGAGCGAGCATAAGCCGGGAGCGAAGTTCTTGGAGTCGCTGGGAAAGCCTCTACATATCACCGAGCTCACGAAAGAACGCTTGCGCCGATCATCTGAACTCGTCGTCAGCGAGGGGCCTAAACGAGTCCACGACCTTGGTTTCCGAGTCTTTAAGTTGGACACGACAAGCATCCGTCCGTGGGACCCTACATTACCTGTTAATGAGCAGCGCTTGCTGGGTGAAGTTGACAACATACTTCCAGAGCGGACGGAGCATGACCTGCTTTACGAACTGCTGCTGAAGCGTGGTATTTATTACGCACTGACGGCTCCCATCGTAGAGCGCACCTTTGCCGGGCGGCAGGTATTCGCTGTCTCCACCGGAGACCTGATTGCGTGCCTTGCACCGCGCATCGAAACTGCTGACGTCGAGCCACTGGCTCATGGCATCGTCGCATGGCACAAGGAACTGGCTCCGCCGCCTGCGTCCGATCTCACTGCGCCGCTTGAGAAGCCCGCGAAGGTACAGCCGCCACTTGTCGTTTTCCGCGATACGGCGTTCGTGGATGACGTGGCGAAGAGCAATCTGACCGAGATTTTGAAACAGCACGGGCTGACAGACGTGCGGAGCCTGTAG
- a CDS encoding DUF4391 domain-containing protein — MSEPSTPVDTPALPGIESVYAALELPAEAALNQRVPKKLFLEQLAAQSGTTAADKKLVREDLEEFRWLASLKPVSTGLAAYADDIREYTEIAVLAIVTRAENQFASRIERLAQLIHRAVPYPVLLFIETPNSLTFSLAHKRKPLNVEAGKPVLEEMRSVCLRGESASSRLVADLLRQLGLTGLTLPVRDMFHAYGGWMNLLVAFDSALWLQRLGSYTELRPLDSPDQADRHRAAQAELDGLAREEATLRSRVAVERQLARRVEWNLALKHLLARRTELLSVLLA; from the coding sequence ATGAGTGAGCCTTCAACACCGGTCGATACTCCCGCTCTGCCAGGCATCGAAAGCGTCTATGCGGCTTTGGAGCTTCCTGCTGAGGCAGCGCTCAACCAGCGCGTTCCCAAGAAGCTTTTCCTGGAGCAGCTTGCTGCGCAGTCGGGAACCACCGCCGCCGATAAGAAGCTGGTTCGGGAGGACCTGGAAGAGTTTCGCTGGCTTGCTTCGCTCAAGCCCGTCTCTACCGGGCTGGCCGCCTATGCCGATGACATCCGCGAGTACACGGAGATCGCAGTGCTCGCTATCGTGACCCGTGCCGAAAACCAGTTTGCCAGCCGCATCGAGCGCCTGGCGCAGTTGATCCATCGCGCCGTGCCGTATCCGGTCCTGCTTTTCATCGAAACGCCAAATTCACTCACGTTTTCGCTCGCGCACAAACGTAAACCCTTGAATGTCGAGGCCGGAAAGCCCGTGCTGGAGGAGATGCGCTCTGTTTGTCTGCGGGGAGAATCGGCCAGTAGCCGTCTCGTGGCCGACTTACTGCGGCAACTCGGACTTACTGGGCTCACTCTGCCTGTGCGGGATATGTTTCATGCGTATGGCGGCTGGATGAACCTATTGGTTGCATTCGATTCCGCGCTCTGGCTCCAGCGTCTCGGAAGTTACACGGAACTACGTCCACTGGACTCGCCCGATCAGGCTGACCGGCATCGCGCAGCGCAGGCGGAATTGGACGGTCTGGCGCGAGAGGAAGCTACTTTGCGAAGCCGCGTGGCGGTAGAACGGCAGTTGGCCCGGCGGGTAGAATGGAACCTTGCATTGAAGCATCTGCTTGCGCGGCGCACGGAACTGCTTTCCGTGCTTCTGGCGTAG
- a CDS encoding MGMT family protein, whose amino-acid sequence MPKPQRAVRVAFDQLGTQKAKRRLLRDASRPEELRDHAFRRMIFAIPAGKVSTYGKVAAAAGYPQYHRAVARLLRTELPDQLPWHRVLGAGGEIKLDGAAALEQRARLRAEGVRFHGERVDMEKHEHLFRTWEIYP is encoded by the coding sequence GTGCCGAAGCCGCAGCGCGCGGTCCGCGTCGCCTTCGACCAGCTCGGGACGCAGAAGGCCAAGCGTCGCCTGCTGCGCGATGCATCGCGTCCGGAAGAGCTGCGCGACCACGCGTTTCGCCGCATGATCTTCGCGATCCCTGCCGGCAAGGTGAGTACTTACGGCAAGGTTGCCGCTGCCGCCGGCTATCCGCAGTATCATCGCGCCGTAGCGCGCCTGCTTCGCACCGAACTCCCCGATCAGCTTCCCTGGCATCGCGTGCTCGGGGCGGGAGGCGAGATTAAACTCGACGGAGCCGCTGCGCTCGAGCAGCGAGCCCGCCTCCGCGCTGAAGGCGTTCGCTTCCATGGGGAACGCGTCGACATGGAGAAGCACGAACACCTTTTCCGCACCTGGGAGATTTACCCGTAG
- a CDS encoding metallophosphoesterase family protein, producing MRVLILSDIHANLDALDAVLALAPAHDAVWNLGDVVGYGANPNEVIDRVRGLGNVFVRGNHDRACSGLDGIEDFNPIAGRAARWTRIVLSAEHTQWLREIPCGPLHPDGPNVSCAHGSLLDEDQYVTTVRDAWAPLHDAKTRINFFGHTHLQGGFATNGQEWFRLAPQYGSRDKAEEFEMPLRENGRYLINPGSVGQPRDGDWRAAFAIYDDAQMTVTYCRVPYNVKQAQARIVAAGLPDRLAIRLREGR from the coding sequence ATGCGCGTTCTCATCCTCTCCGATATTCACGCCAATCTCGATGCCCTGGACGCAGTCCTGGCTCTGGCACCGGCGCATGATGCGGTGTGGAACCTGGGCGATGTGGTGGGCTATGGAGCCAACCCGAACGAAGTCATCGATCGCGTGCGCGGACTGGGCAACGTCTTCGTGCGCGGCAATCATGATCGCGCCTGCAGCGGGCTCGACGGCATCGAGGATTTCAATCCTATCGCCGGACGAGCAGCCCGCTGGACCCGCATCGTTCTCTCCGCCGAGCACACGCAGTGGCTGCGCGAGATTCCCTGCGGCCCCCTTCATCCGGATGGTCCGAATGTGAGCTGCGCGCACGGTTCCCTGCTCGACGAGGACCAATACGTCACCACGGTGCGCGACGCGTGGGCTCCGCTGCATGACGCGAAGACGCGGATCAACTTCTTCGGCCACACACACCTGCAGGGCGGCTTCGCCACCAATGGGCAGGAGTGGTTCCGGCTGGCGCCGCAGTACGGCTCACGGGATAAGGCGGAAGAGTTCGAAATGCCGCTGCGCGAGAATGGCCGTTACCTCATCAATCCGGGATCGGTAGGCCAGCCGCGAGACGGCGACTGGCGCGCGGCCTTTGCTATCTACGACGATGCGCAGATGACGGTGACATACTGCCGCGTACCGTACAACGTAAAGCAGGCACAGGCTCGCATCGTCGCCGCGGGACTGCCTGACAGATTGGCCATCCGCCTGCGCGAAGGCCGCTGA
- the gatC gene encoding Asp-tRNA(Asn)/Glu-tRNA(Gln) amidotransferase subunit GatC, producing MTVKERVAGEEVRRVADLAHLQLTPQEEQAMQRDLSSILDYVGQLNELDTANIPPMAQVAEVLQASAAQDALRADQPRPSLERDRVMKSAPDSDGVFFKVPKVIER from the coding sequence ATGACCGTGAAGGAACGAGTAGCAGGCGAAGAAGTCCGCCGGGTCGCCGACCTGGCCCACCTGCAGCTGACCCCGCAGGAAGAACAGGCCATGCAGCGTGATCTGAGCTCCATCCTCGATTACGTCGGGCAGCTCAATGAGCTGGATACCGCCAACATCCCACCGATGGCCCAGGTGGCCGAGGTGCTGCAGGCGTCGGCCGCGCAGGATGCCCTGCGTGCCGATCAGCCCCGCCCCTCTCTTGAGCGGGATCGTGTCATGAAAAGTGCGCCGGATTCCGATGGCGTCTTCTTCAAGGTCCCCAAGGTTATTGAGCGCTAA
- a CDS encoding ABC transporter ATP-binding protein codes for MASLLEIDRLSVRFGAAEAVRSLSLHLDEGEVLGLVGESGSGKSVTALAVMQLLGPAAQTEGSIRFTSQNAGPVDLLQLRAEPMRRLRGREMAMIFQEPMTALNPVMPVGEQIAEAIRTHQPEKPRSQVREAVLEAMSAVALPDPARRAQDYPHQFSGGQRQRIMIAMAIANRPRLLIADEPTTALDVTVQKQILELLASLRERFGLAMLFISHDLAVVSQVSDRVAVMRHGLLLEEASRATLFSRPAHPYTRALLGAIPTMETDIHQPLATLERSHESEALPLREVETGHIARIS; via the coding sequence GTGGCTTCCCTGCTTGAGATCGATCGTCTCTCTGTGCGTTTTGGCGCAGCCGAGGCCGTACGCAGCCTCTCTCTGCATCTCGACGAAGGCGAGGTGCTGGGGCTGGTCGGCGAATCCGGCTCGGGCAAATCAGTGACGGCACTGGCGGTCATGCAGTTGCTCGGCCCCGCCGCGCAGACCGAAGGCTCGATTCGATTCACAAGCCAGAATGCAGGCCCGGTAGACCTTCTGCAACTGCGTGCCGAACCAATGCGCCGCCTGCGCGGGCGCGAGATGGCCATGATCTTCCAGGAGCCGATGACCGCGCTGAACCCGGTGATGCCGGTGGGCGAGCAGATTGCCGAGGCGATCCGCACGCATCAGCCGGAAAAACCGCGGAGCCAGGTGCGTGAAGCGGTGCTGGAAGCGATGAGCGCTGTCGCGCTGCCCGATCCGGCGCGGCGGGCGCAGGATTATCCGCACCAGTTCTCGGGCGGACAGAGGCAGCGCATCATGATCGCCATGGCCATCGCCAACCGGCCAAGACTGCTGATCGCCGACGAACCGACGACGGCGTTGGACGTGACGGTGCAGAAGCAGATTCTCGAACTGCTGGCCAGCCTGCGCGAGCGCTTCGGGCTGGCCATGCTCTTTATTTCGCATGACCTGGCCGTGGTCTCGCAGGTTTCCGACCGCGTCGCAGTGATGCGCCATGGCCTGCTGCTCGAAGAGGCTTCGCGCGCGACGCTCTTTTCACGGCCGGCGCATCCTTACACCCGCGCGCTGCTGGGAGCGATTCCGACCATGGAGACCGATATTCATCAGCCACTGGCAACGCTTGAGCGCAGCCACGAGAGCGAAGCCCTTCCTCTGCGCGAGGTCGAAACCGGCCATATCGCCCGGATCAGCTAG
- the gatA gene encoding Asp-tRNA(Asn)/Glu-tRNA(Gln) amidotransferase subunit GatA, translating into MSKNLVEAGLPKISEALASLSGRSETAVALTERCLSAIEAKDGVVNAYLSRDRDGALAQARRVDAGEVTGPLAGIPIGIKDVLAVEGQPATAGSKILEGYHPPYTATAVRRLQEAGAVLLGKINCDEFAMGSSNENSAYGPVRNPHDTDRVPGGSSGGSAAAVAAGMALATLGTDTGGSIRQPASFCGVVGLLPTYGRVSRYGLIAFASSLDRIGPFTSSTRDAALVLGAIAGHDPMDATSSTAPVPDYTASIDRGVAGLRLGVPAEYFAEGLDPEVRRPVEETIEKLRAAGAEIVPVSLPHTRYAVPTYYVIATAEASSNLARFDGVRYGYRAADAKTLSDMYRLSREGGFGPEVKRRILLGTYVLSAGYYDAYYKKAQQVRRLLTDDFLTAFGQVDAILTPTAPTAAFKLGEKTDDPMAMYLADIYTVTASLAGICGLSVPCGTTSDGLPVGLQILGKHFDESTLFRVGQAVENLPR; encoded by the coding sequence ATGTCGAAGAATCTTGTTGAAGCTGGATTGCCGAAGATCTCCGAGGCCCTGGCGAGCCTCTCTGGCCGGAGCGAGACCGCGGTTGCGCTGACCGAGCGCTGCTTGTCCGCCATCGAGGCCAAGGACGGCGTGGTGAATGCCTACCTTTCCAGGGATCGTGATGGCGCGCTGGCCCAGGCCCGCCGTGTGGATGCCGGTGAAGTCACCGGACCGCTGGCCGGCATTCCCATCGGAATCAAGGATGTCCTCGCCGTCGAAGGCCAGCCGGCCACGGCCGGCTCGAAGATTCTCGAGGGCTACCATCCGCCCTATACGGCCACTGCCGTCCGCCGCCTCCAGGAGGCTGGCGCCGTGCTGCTCGGCAAGATCAACTGCGACGAATTTGCCATGGGCTCGTCGAACGAGAACTCGGCCTATGGTCCGGTCCGCAATCCGCACGATACCGACCGCGTTCCTGGCGGTTCGAGCGGCGGTTCGGCTGCAGCAGTGGCCGCGGGCATGGCCCTGGCTACGCTCGGCACCGATACCGGCGGCTCCATCCGCCAGCCGGCATCGTTCTGCGGCGTGGTGGGGCTGCTGCCGACCTATGGCCGCGTCTCGCGTTATGGACTGATCGCCTTTGCCTCATCGCTGGATCGCATCGGCCCCTTTACCTCTTCGACGCGCGATGCCGCGCTGGTGCTGGGCGCCATCGCCGGACACGATCCGATGGATGCCACCTCGTCCACTGCGCCGGTGCCGGATTACACCGCATCGATCGATCGTGGCGTTGCCGGTCTGCGCCTCGGTGTGCCGGCCGAGTACTTCGCCGAAGGCCTGGATCCGGAGGTGCGCCGTCCCGTCGAGGAGACAATCGAAAAGCTGCGTGCGGCCGGAGCCGAAATTGTGCCGGTCTCGCTGCCGCACACCCGCTATGCGGTGCCGACGTATTACGTCATCGCGACTGCCGAGGCCAGCTCCAACCTCGCCCGCTTCGATGGTGTCCGCTACGGCTATCGTGCCGCGGATGCAAAGACGCTCTCGGACATGTACCGCCTCTCGCGCGAAGGCGGCTTTGGTCCTGAGGTCAAGCGTCGTATCCTGCTCGGCACCTATGTGCTCAGTGCCGGATACTACGACGCCTATTACAAGAAGGCTCAGCAGGTCCGCCGTCTGCTCACCGACGACTTCCTTACCGCCTTCGGCCAGGTGGACGCGATCCTGACTCCCACCGCGCCGACCGCTGCCTTCAAGCTGGGGGAGAAGACCGACGATCCGATGGCCATGTACCTTGCCGATATCTACACGGTGACGGCGAGCCTTGCCGGCATCTGCGGCCTGTCGGTTCCGTGCGGTACGACCAGCGATGGTCTGCCGGTCGGTCTGCAGATCCTCGGCAAGCACTTCGATGAGAGCACGCTCTTCCGTGTCGGCCAGGCCGTCGAAAACCTGCCGCGTTAG